Within Desulfurobacterium thermolithotrophum DSM 11699, the genomic segment CTCGACTTTTGTAACTTCCTCTCTTTCAAGACTGGATATTCTGTATGCAAAAAAGATGCCTATAAGAAAGGCTGTCAAAAAAGGTATCACTAAATACTCAGTAAACTTTAGATTAACAATTCCCGCGATAAAAATTATTCTCGGAAACATAATTGCAGAAGCACTGATAATACCAGCAGCATATTCGTGTAATAAGAGCTTATTCGTTTTAGAAAGGGAAGAAAAGGTTGCAGCAACAGCAGTGCTTGAAACAAGTCCCCCAAGTAAACCAGCAAAAAGAATCCCTCTCTCTCCAAAAACTTTTGTTAGGAAATAACCTAAAAAATCAAGAGTTGATATTACTACAACCATTGTCCAAACTTCGCGAGGATTAACACCATAAAAGTTTTTATCAGGAAGAAGCGGATACAAAATAACAGTAACAGCTGCAAATTTTAAAAAGGCAAAAAGATCTTCCACTGTAAGATTCTTTACAAAATCGTGCATTTGCTCCTTAAAGGTAAGAATAAAAAGAACGGTTACAGCAATTGCAGAGGCTAATTGGAGTTCTTCCTTATAGCAGAGAATTCCTATTAAAAATGTCAAAAGAGCAGAAATTTCAGATGTAAGACCTGGTAATTTTTCAAATACCTGTGCAATGACCAAAAGTGCTGAAAAAGCAAAAAAAACTACGTAAAGAAGAGGACTTCCAAAGTAGGTAGCAATATGAGATGAAAGAGTTCCAAGAAGAGCTATCAAAATAAAAGTTCTAATTCCTCCAAACGTAAGAGTCCCTTCTTTTTGCTTTTTAAACTCCCTCTCTATTCCTACGAGTCCACCAAGAATTGCAGAAACGAAGTAAGGCTCATAAAGCTTCCAGACTTCAGAATTTATAAGCTCCTTTAAGAAATCAACCATAAATTTCCTCTTCTAAAACTCTTCTCATAACCTCTACAGGAGCTTTTTTTTCTGTCCAGATTTCAAAAGCTATTGCTCCTTGATAAATAAGCATTCCCAATCCATTAACAATTTTACAGCCTTTTTCCTTTGCAGCTTTTAATAAGAGCGTTTCTGCCGGATTGTAAATTATGTCAACAACAGTTATTCCTTCAGGAATTAGAGAATAGTCAAAAAGCAAAGGATCGTCTGGTTTCATTCCAACAGAAGTAGTATTGATAATTATGTCTGTGTCCTTTAAAAGAGTTGCAACTGAATCTTCTCTTAGAGGAAAAACTAAAACGTTTCCTCGTTTTCCAAGGAGCTCTCCTACTATTTTTCCTTTTGAAAAATTTCTATTCACTATATTCAAAAACTTAGCTCCACCTTTTAAAACTGCATAACCAACAGCTCTTGCAGCTCCACCAGCTCCAAACATAGTTATCTTTTTTCCTTTAAGCTCAACACCTTCTTCTATAAGAGATTTAAGAAAACCATCAGCATCTGTGTTGTAACCGGTAAGCTTACCGTCTTCGATTTTTACAGTATTAACAGCCCCAAGAAACTCTGCATCTTCATCCACAAAATCAAGGTACTCAATAACATTTTCTTTGAAAGGAACAGTAACATTAAATCCTTTAACGTTAAGAGCTCTTAGACCCCTTACAGCTTCTCCTAAATTTTCTGGCTCTACCTCAAAAGGAACGTAAACTGCATCTATTCCAAGAGCCTTAAAAGCAGCAGTTTGCATAAGAGGAGAAAGAGAATGTTTTACAGGATATCCAATGATTCCATAAACAAAAGTTTTCCCTGTTAGTTTCATATCTACTCCCGGGTTTTAATCTTTAGTTAAAGGAAATTGTAATAAATCCCTAAAGTAGAGATTCTTTTTTTTTAAAGAAAACAAAAAAGAATCTTTGAAACAAACGTTTAAAGCAGAAACTTCCGAAGGAACTAAAGAGGTTTTTTAGAATGAGAAATGAAGTTAGTATGGAGATTGAAAGAAATTTTCAAGGATTAAGATTTGATTAAATGGCGGGGACGACGGGACTCGAACCCGCGACCTCCGGCGTGACAGGCCGGCGTTCTAACCAGAGCTGAACTACGTCCCCTAAAATGGTGGGCGGAACAGGGATCGAACCTGTGACCTCCAGCTTGTAAGGCTGGCGCTCTCCCAGCTGAGCTATCCGCCCAGTTGACGATAGGTAATATAGGAAGTATCAGGACTAATGTCAATAGTTTTTCAAAAAAAAATTTTTAAAACCTGAGAGTGTTTGAAAAATCATCCAGACAAAGAACAAAACTCCCATGTTAAAGAGGATAAACTTAGCTAAAACAAACAGTTGAGCTATATGAAAGCTCTTTGTTTTCTCGTAACTTCCAACATCCTGCTTAACTTCTCCAAAAATACTCTCTATCAGTCCTCTAAACCTGTAAATTTCATCAGATTCTAAAAGCTCTTTGCATTTAAGCCTAATCTCAGATTTAATTCCCTTCCTTAATGTTTCTCTCACCTTTATGTAAGGCTTTAAGCCTACTAACAGAACAAGCTCAATAAACTTAATGCTGTCATAAGCTTTGTCTCCTAAAAATGGCTTTCCTTTCAAAGCTCTCCATATAAATCCCCTTTCGTTTAACCACCTAACTATTTTCTCTCCAAGTTTCACTTCCGAAGCGTAACTCTCTCCAGGTAATGCAGTAAGAATGAACCTTTTTCCATCTTTTAGATGAACGCTTAATACAACAACTTTAACGTGGCTTTTTACCTCCTTTATCTCTTTGCCTCTTAGAATTTTCAATGGATAAATCTCATTGTATTTGAAGCCAGTTCCATCTATTATCAGAAATCTTAGTTCTTTATGATACTTCCCTAAGAGTCTTCGAGAGACAAAGTTCAGAAAATCTACAAGGAGAATGGAAGGTAGTTGCTTGAGTCGGTAATAATAGGTTGAAAAATCAGGAATATTCTCTCTTCCAAATATCTGAACTGCCAAATATTCAAGGTCTCTGAATGATAGGTTCCAGGCTACTTGGAGGAAAAGAAGGGTAAGAATTATCTCGTCAGGGTATTTCTTGGGTCTTCCTCTTTTGGTTTTAAAAGGATATAAATATACCAGTACAGCCTGTCCTCTCCGGTTCATGTATGTTTTTGATAGGTTGAGTACTTTGTGGAAATTTAGTCTTTTCGCTTTCATACCGGAGAGGATAGGCTTTTTTCTTAATTTTGGCAATTTTCAAACACCCTCTTAAAACCTTGCCAAAAAACGATAAATTGTTATAACATTGTATCTGTTATGAAGAATAGGATAAAGAGAGCCTTTTCTATCAAGTTTTACATAAAGAAGTTATTAGAATTAAGAGATAAACCAGACGAGACTGCTAAAGGTCTTGCTCTTGGTGTTTTTATTGGCTTTTTGCCAGTTAATGGATTTCAGGTTCTTATTGCCGTTACAATAGCAACTCTTACACGTGTAAGCAAAGTGGCTGCCGCAATAGGAACTCATGTCACAAATCCCTGGACAACAATTCCTGTTTTGATTATCGATTATTATGTCGGATGTTTTCTTCTTGGGAAAAAACCATGTCTTCTCAATATTAACTTTAGTTCGTTTCAAAGCATAATTTCGTGCGGAAAAGAAATAATTGTTCCAATGTTTGTAGGTGGTGCTTTCTTAGGAGCTATCTTTTCTGTTCTTTCTTATTTTGGGATAAAGAAACTTTTGAAAAAAGAGGCAAACATAATAAAAAATTACGTTAAAAAAGTTAGAAAGTAGATTAATAATTTGCTACTTGACATATATGCCTAAAATCACACCATCGACAGTTGGATTCACAAGGAGAAGGAATAAGTTCACTGAAGCTCTTACCAAGAAGTTCTCCTTCAATATTTTCAATTATAGGTAAGAGCCTCAGTTTAAAGAGCTTAAGATCATTCTCAGTAAAAATAAATCTGTTAACTGTTCCGTATCTAACATTGTGAACTTCAAGGGCAAACCTTTTAAACTCTGGAAACTTAACATTAGCAAGAAGAGCATACCAGCGAAGCTGAGTTTTTATTTTGTTGTTAAAATTCTTGCTTCTGCTGGTCTTGTGATCAACAATGTAAAGAGTGTCTCCCTTAGAGAAGACAAAATCTAATTTTCCTCTTAAAAAAACTCTTTCTGAGCAAAAATCGGAAAGAAGATTGAAATCTTTGTCAACAGCAAGTTCTAATTCTGAAGCAATAAATTTGCTTTCAGAAGCTCTCCTTAGCTGTCCATTTACATATTTAAGTATATTTGGAAAAAACTCTGCAATTTTATTAACTTCTGCCAAAGGTTCTTCTCTTTTGAAAGTTTCTGCAAAGTAGAAAAGAAGATCTCTACTAAGAGGTCTTTCTCTTTCAAATACTGCATTCAACGCATTTTCAAGAACAAAGTGAACCCCACTTCCAAGAACAAGAAAGTCTGCTCTTTCTAAGGGTTCCTTCTTTTCTACATAATTCCAGTAGAATTCATACTGACATCTTTTCGCTTTCTGAACCTTAGAAAAA encodes:
- a CDS encoding MgtC/SapB family protein, which produces MVDFLKELINSEVWKLYEPYFVSAILGGLVGIEREFKKQKEGTLTFGGIRTFILIALLGTLSSHIATYFGSPLLYVVFFAFSALLVIAQVFEKLPGLTSEISALLTFLIGILCYKEELQLASAIAVTVLFILTFKEQMHDFVKNLTVEDLFAFLKFAAVTVILYPLLPDKNFYGVNPREVWTMVVVISTLDFLGYFLTKVFGERGILFAGLLGGLVSSTAVAATFSSLSKTNKLLLHEYAAGIISASAIMFPRIIFIAGIVNLKFTEYLVIPFLTAFLIGIFFAYRISSLEREEVTKVEIKNPYELSNAIKFGAFYAFILFISRTTLKYLGDYGLYLIAAISGLSDVDAITLSVLKLFKGDEITLLTGVISIILAATINTLLKWLLTIFMGSKELFKLVTPGFIALISGEILGIGILLLIL
- a CDS encoding shikimate dehydrogenase, producing the protein MKLTGKTFVYGIIGYPVKHSLSPLMQTAAFKALGIDAVYVPFEVEPENLGEAVRGLRALNVKGFNVTVPFKENVIEYLDFVDEDAEFLGAVNTVKIEDGKLTGYNTDADGFLKSLIEEGVELKGKKITMFGAGGAARAVGYAVLKGGAKFLNIVNRNFSKGKIVGELLGKRGNVLVFPLREDSVATLLKDTDIIINTTSVGMKPDDPLLFDYSLIPEGITVVDIIYNPAETLLLKAAKEKGCKIVNGLGMLIYQGAIAFEIWTEKKAPVEVMRRVLEEEIYG
- a CDS encoding IS5-like element ISDeth1 family transposase; amino-acid sequence: MPKLRKKPILSGMKAKRLNFHKVLNLSKTYMNRRGQAVLVYLYPFKTKRGRPKKYPDEIILTLLFLQVAWNLSFRDLEYLAVQIFGRENIPDFSTYYYRLKQLPSILLVDFLNFVSRRLLGKYHKELRFLIIDGTGFKYNEIYPLKILRGKEIKEVKSHVKVVVLSVHLKDGKRFILTALPGESYASEVKLGEKIVRWLNERGFIWRALKGKPFLGDKAYDSIKFIELVLLVGLKPYIKVRETLRKGIKSEIRLKCKELLESDEIYRFRGLIESIFGEVKQDVGSYEKTKSFHIAQLFVLAKFILFNMGVLFFVWMIFQTLSGFKNFFLKNY
- a CDS encoding DUF2062 domain-containing protein, which produces MKNRIKRAFSIKFYIKKLLELRDKPDETAKGLALGVFIGFLPVNGFQVLIAVTIATLTRVSKVAAAIGTHVTNPWTTIPVLIIDYYVGCFLLGKKPCLLNINFSSFQSIISCGKEIIVPMFVGGAFLGAIFSVLSYFGIKKLLKKEANIIKNYVKKVRK
- a CDS encoding RecB family exonuclease — protein: MELIENRIEIKHLRPWSFSKVQKAKRCQYEFYWNYVEKKEPLERADFLVLGSGVHFVLENALNAVFERERPLSRDLLFYFAETFKREEPLAEVNKIAEFFPNILKYVNGQLRRASESKFIASELELAVDKDFNLLSDFCSERVFLRGKLDFVFSKGDTLYIVDHKTSRSKNFNNKIKTQLRWYALLANVKFPEFKRFALEVHNVRYGTVNRFIFTENDLKLFKLRLLPIIENIEGELLGKSFSELIPSPCESNCRWCDFRHICQVANY